From the Mycobacterium noviomagense genome, the window TGTCGACGTATTCTGCGTCGTCGGACACCTCCATGTTGCGGCGCCAACGCTGCACTATCTTCGTCCGAGCCACGGGCTAGCCTCCTGACGAGGTTTACATTTGGACGGGTCGTGTACACGGTACCGCAGGTACCGCGAACTTTCTATACCCGATCCGGCACTGTGGCACACCCGGACTTGACGGCTGTCTTGTGACCCAGGCCACTTCCCGTGGTCGCCTCGCCGCGGCGGCTTACCCCAAAGGCCGGCTCATTAGGCTGGTAGTCATGGCTGACCAGTTGACGATCCCCGACGACATCAAACCCCGCGACGGCCGCTTCGGCTGTGGACCGTCGAAGGTCCGTCCGGAACAGTTACAGACGCTGAGCGGTAGTGCCGCCGGGCTGTTCGGCACCTCTCACCGGCAGGCGCCGGTGAAAAACTTGGTTGGTCGGGTCCGCGACGGCCTGCGCGACTACTTCTCGCTACCCGACGGCTACGAGGTGGTTCTGGGCAACGGCGGCGCGACGGCGTTCTGGGATGCCGCGGCGTTCTGCCTCATCGACAAGCGGTCACTGCACCTGAGCTATGGCGAGTTCAGCTCCAAGTTCACCTCGGCGGTCGCCAAGAACCCGTTCATCGGCGACCCGATTGTCATCAAGGCCGATCCCGGCAGCGCACCGGAGCCGCAGAGCGACCCGTCGGTCGACGTCATCGCCTGGGCACACAACGAAACGTCGACCGGGGTGGCGGTGCCGGTGCAGCGTCCGGCGGGCTCCGGCGACGCGCTGATCGCGATCGACGCCACGTCGGGTGCCGGGGGCCTGCCGGTCGACATCACCGAGGCTGATGCCTATTACTTCGCGCCGCAGAAGAGTTTCGCTAGCGACGGCGGCTTGTGGATAGCCCTTTTGAGCCCGGCGGCCCTAGGCCGCATCGAGGCCATCGCCGCGTCCGGGCGCTGGGTACCCGACTTCCTGTCGCTGCCGATCGCCGTGGACAACAGCCTCAAGAACCAGACCTACAACACGCCCGCGATCGGCACGCTCGTGCTGCTGGCCGAGCAAATCGACTGGCTGATCGGCAACGGCGGGCTGGATTGGGCGGTCAAGCGCACTGCGGACTCCTCGCAGCGGCTGTACTCCTGGGCGCAAGAGCGGCCCTACACCACGCCGTTCGTCGCGGAGCCTCGGCTGCGCTCGCAAGTGGTGGGCACCCTGGACTTCAACGACGACGTCGATGCTGCGGCAGTCGCCAAGGTGCTGCGAGCCAACGGCATCGTCGACACCGAGCCCTACCGCAAACTCGGCCGCAACCAACTGCGGGTCGGTATGTTCCCCGCCGTCGACCCTGATGACGTCAGCGCGCTCACCGAGTGCATCGACTGGGTGGTCGAACGGCTCTAAACGGTCGTCGGCCGGCCCGCGTGTCAGCGCGGTTGACGCCGCTAGCTGCATTAGAGTGCGCACCTGACAGGCCCGTCGCGTTGGTATGCCAAGAGCCTGCGAGGAGGTCGACATGCGGGAACTCACGGTGCTTGGACTCGATGTCGACGGCAAACACATCATCTGCGAGGGCCTGGGCAGCAACGGGGACCCGAGTGAAAGGTTCAAGCTGCTGGTCGACGACCGGCTGCGGGCGGCGGTACGCGGCGATGGCGCACGGCTGGGGCAAACCCGGATCGACATCGAGGTCAATAACATGCTCAGCCCCAAAGAGATCCAGGCCCGCATCCGTGCGGGCGCATCGATCGAGCAGGTGGCCGCAGCGACCGGGGCCGACATCGCCCGGGTCCAGCGGTTCGCACACCCGGTGCTGCTGGAACGCTCTCGGGCCGCCGAGCTGGCAACCGCAGCGCACCCGGTGCTCGCCGATGGTCCCGCGGTGTTGACGCTGCTGGAGACGGTGACCGCCGCCCTGTCGGCGCGTGGTCTGGACCCCGACAGCACCAGCTGGGATGCATGGCGCCGCGACGACGGCCGCTGGACGGTCCAGCTCGCCTGGAAGGCCGGCCGCTCGGACAACCTCGCGCACTTCCGCTACTGCCCCGGCGCCCACGGCGGGACCGTGACGGCCATCGACGACGCCGCCAGCGAGCTGATCGATCCCGACTTCGACCGCCCGCTGCGGTCGGTAGCGCCGGTGGCCCAGCTCGACTTCGACGAACCAGCACCGCCGCCGCTGCCGCAAGAGCCGCAAGAGCCGACCGCTCCCCCGGAACGCCAGCGTCAGTCGGCGCGCGCCCGCCGCGGCAAGCCACCGGTTCCGGCGTGGGAAGACGTGTTGCTCGGCGTGCGCTCAGGCGGAAACCGCTAAGCGCGGCCCAACACCGCCAACGTCAGCAGCCCCAGCCAGGCGCACGACACCCCGACACCTGCGCCCAGCACAAACCAGCGCAGCACCGGCGTGTGCCGCCAGCCCCACAATGTCGGCGCCAGCCCGCCGGCGGCAATGATGTTGAGCCCGACGGCCAACACGGGATGAACCCGGATCAGCCCAAGGGTGAGCACCACGACCGCGACCCCGGTTACTGCGGCGACAAACCCCGCCACCGTCAAACCGGTGCCCCACGGCGTGGATTGGTCGGTCACGGCGCGAGCCTAACTCAATGGTCCAGCCTGGCCCGTTCGTAGAAGGCAAGGGCGGCGGCGGTGGCGACATTGAGCGAATCGGTGCCGCGCGACATCGGAATACGCACCCGTATGTCGCAGGCGCGCATCGCTTTTTCGCTCAAACCAGGCCCCTCGGCGCCTACCAGCACCGCGACCCGCTGGTCGTGCAGTGCCGCCATCGCGGCCGACAACGGCTGTGCCCGCTCGTCCGGCGTCATCGCCAGCATCCGAAATCCGTTGTCTCGCAGTACTTTCAGCTCGCCAGGCCAGTCGGCCGCACGTGCGTACGGCACCAGCAGTGCATGACCCATGGATACCCGGACCGCACGACGGTACAGCGGGTCGGCGCAGCCGCTCCCGAACACCACAGCATCGACGCCCAGCCCGGCCGCGTTGCGAAAAATCGAGCCGAGGTTCTCGTGGTCGTTGACCCCTTCGAGCACGACGACGGTGCGGGCGCCGTCCACGACTTCGGCCACGGTCGGCTCGGGTACCCGGCGTGCCGCGGCCAGCACTCCGCGGTTGAGGTGAAAGCCGACCACTTGTGACATGACGTCGGCGGAAACCCGGTAGTACGGGGCATCGACGCCGACCAGATCAGCTTTGAGTTCGGCCAGCCGGCGGTCGGTACCCAACAGGGCCACCGGGGTGAACCGGGACGCCAGCATGCGCTGCACGACCAGCACTCCCTCGGCGATCACCAATCCCTTGCCGGTCGGCAGATCGGGGCGACGGTCGACACTGTTGAGGTCTCGGAAGTCGTCGACGCGAGGGTCGTCGGGATCAGTGACGTCGCGGACGTCGATGTCCCCGAACACGCTGGCGCTCACGGGCTTTCGTCGACCAGCGCCAGCATCAGGTCAGCCGCGGTGCGCAGCGTGTCGCGTTCGGCGCTGCCCAGTGCGGCCAGCCGTTGGGCCAGCCACTCTCGACTGGCGCGGCGTTCGGACTCCAGCAGCTCAGCGCCGGCGTGCGACACCGAGACCAGAACTTGCCGGCCGTCGTCGGGATGTGCGGTGCGGTCCACCAAGCCCAGCTCGGCCAGCGAGGCGATCACCCGGGTCATCGACGGTGGCCTGACTCGTTCCCGCTCGGCCAGCGCGCCCGGCGTCATCGGGCCGTCTTTGTCCAACGTCGCCAGCGCCGACAGTTGTGACAGCGACACCGGCGACTGCGGGCGCCGAAACCGCAGTTGGCGAGAGAGCCGCATGACCGCCAACGACAAATCGCTGGCCAGCCGCGTGTCGCCGTCCATCACAGCGCGAAGGTTACGTCAGAACATCAGAGCTTGGCATCGTCTACGTCGAATCCTCCGCAGGCCGCTCCACGGCGCCGCGTTATCTTCAACTCGATGTCAGCCGAGCCTCACGACACTCCCCAACCGCCGTCGCTTCCGGCTGGGCTGCTGGAGGTATGGCCGGTCATCGGCGTGGGCGCACTGGTTTGGTTGGTCGCCACCGTCGCGGCGTTCACTGTGCCGGCCCTCGAGGCGTGGCGGCCCGTAACAGTGGCAGGGCTGGCCACCGGGCTGCTCGGCACAGGTATCTTCCTGTGGCAACGCGACGCTGCCCGCCGAGGGGCACGCGGCGCCCAGACGGGTCTGGACCACCAGCGCAACCCCGACCGCAGATGAACGAGCAAACCGAGGAGGACCAATGGCAGCGCCGCTGTTGCAAGCCGAAATCGGCATCAATGCACCAGCCTCCAAGGTGTGGCAGCTGATCTCTGATTTCCGCCGGATGCCGCAGTGGAGCCCGCAGTGCCGCTGGATGCGGCCGCTCGGGCCACTGCGTCCGGGGACCCGCACCCTCAACCTCAACCGGCGTAACAAGCTGTTCTGGCCGACCACCTGCACGGTCACCGAAGTGATTCCCGAGAAGAAACTGGCTTTCCGGGTCAACGCCAACGGCACGATCTGGAGCTACGAGCTCGACCCGACCGAGCAGGGCACCCGGGTGATCGAGAGCCGGCATGCCGAGAACGGCGTCAAGCCCATCTCGACGATGACGGTGAACGCGTTGTTCGGTGGAGTCGACAGTTTCGAGCGCGAACTGGTCGACGGCATGAACGCCTCGCTGGCCAAGATCAAGGCCGCAGCCGAGAGCGGCTAGTTCGTGGAGTCCGCGGGCTTGTCGGTGACGTCGAGCACCCCGTCGTCATACGGGTCGTACATCGGCGAACCGCTGCCCGCTGGAGCTTGGGTGTCCGAGTGCGCGCCGCAGCCGTACTCGGAGTCCACGACATGCCCGTCGGCCGACATCTCGTTGCCGCATACGCCGAACATCCGGCCGAGTGAACCTGCCAGCGGAAGGTAGAAGCCGCAGTCGCGGCACACCCGTTTGGTCGAACGCGCCATCGGCGAGGCAGGACCGTAGTGGCCGTCATGCCAGCGTTGCGCTGCTTGGGCGCGGCCCCAGGCACTCATCACCTGCCGTCGGCCCAGGCCGATCTCGGCGGCGACTTCATCGACTTGCGGGTCGCCACTGGCGGTGTAACCGGGGACCAGCCGCGGGTCATCCGGCGGAGTGGCGAGCAGATCTCCAGGTCCTAAGTCTCCCGGTTTGATTCGCTGTTCCCACGGAACCCATTCGGGGGCCAGCAGCGCAGTCGGACCGGGGACGAGCACCACTTCACTGATCGTCGCATGATCGGCGCCCGGGTATGTGGCGACGACGACGGCCCACTGCCATCCCTGATAGCCGGACAGACGCGCCAAGAATCGGTGCGTGGCCGCGCTGGCATCCTCGTAGCTGACCCCGAGGTATTCGCCCACCGTTTCCGGGCCGCTGAACTCCGCGATCGCGGCGCGGGCCTGGTCGACGGCGCTGGTGAGAAGCACAGCAACCTCTTCCGGCCACTTGTCGGCAGCGGGTGCGGCTTCTTCGGTGCTTCCGATCACGGCATCCATTGTCTCCGATCTTGCCGCAGCAAGAGGGGGAGCAGCCACACCGATCGCCTGCGCGTCCGCACAGTCGGCATGAGGAAGAATTGATTCGTGTCTGGATGGCGGCGTGATCACACCGACGTTGGTCGCGCGTCGGGCCGACGGCCCCCGACAGGTGGGATTGGGGAGCATCCCGGTATGGCCAACTATCCGGCCGACGACTTCCGTGATCAGCGCTTGCGCCGCCCGCCGCCGATGCCGAGCGCCAACCGGTACCTGCCACCGCTGCGGCACGACCCGGCTGAAGGGCGCGGACGCAATGAGCCGCCGCGGGGTGCGCCCTCTGGCGAACGCATCACCGTCACCCGCGCCGCAGCGCAGCGCAGCCGCGAGATGGGTTCGCGGATGTACTGGCTCGTGCAACGCGCCGCCACCGCCGACGGCGCTGACAAGTCCGGACTGACCGCGCTGACGTGGCCGGTGGTGGTGAACTTCGCGGTCGACTCCGCGATGGCCGTCGCACTTGCCAACACATTGTTCTTTGCGGCGGCGACGGGCGAGAGCAAGTCTCGGGTCGCGCTGTATCTATTGATTACCATCGCACCGTTCGCGGTGGTCGCACCACTGATCGGTCCGGCGCTGGATCGACTGCAGCATGGCCGCCGGGTTGCGCTGGCGTTGTCGTTTGTGTTGCGTACCGCGCTGGCGGTGGTG encodes:
- the sepH gene encoding septation protein SepH, with translation MRELTVLGLDVDGKHIICEGLGSNGDPSERFKLLVDDRLRAAVRGDGARLGQTRIDIEVNNMLSPKEIQARIRAGASIEQVAAATGADIARVQRFAHPVLLERSRAAELATAAHPVLADGPAVLTLLETVTAALSARGLDPDSTSWDAWRRDDGRWTVQLAWKAGRSDNLAHFRYCPGAHGGTVTAIDDAASELIDPDFDRPLRSVAPVAQLDFDEPAPPPLPQEPQEPTAPPERQRQSARARRGKPPVPAWEDVLLGVRSGGNR
- a CDS encoding DUF2537 domain-containing protein, whose protein sequence is MTDQSTPWGTGLTVAGFVAAVTGVAVVVLTLGLIRVHPVLAVGLNIIAAGGLAPTLWGWRHTPVLRWFVLGAGVGVSCAWLGLLTLAVLGRA
- a CDS encoding DUF3027 domain-containing protein, which produces MIGSTEEAAPAADKWPEEVAVLLTSAVDQARAAIAEFSGPETVGEYLGVSYEDASAATHRFLARLSGYQGWQWAVVVATYPGADHATISEVVLVPGPTALLAPEWVPWEQRIKPGDLGPGDLLATPPDDPRLVPGYTASGDPQVDEVAAEIGLGRRQVMSAWGRAQAAQRWHDGHYGPASPMARSTKRVCRDCGFYLPLAGSLGRMFGVCGNEMSADGHVVDSEYGCGAHSDTQAPAGSGSPMYDPYDDGVLDVTDKPADSTN
- a CDS encoding DUF2530 domain-containing protein codes for the protein MSAEPHDTPQPPSLPAGLLEVWPVIGVGALVWLVATVAAFTVPALEAWRPVTVAGLATGLLGTGIFLWQRDAARRGARGAQTGLDHQRNPDRR
- a CDS encoding SRPBCC family protein, which encodes MAAPLLQAEIGINAPASKVWQLISDFRRMPQWSPQCRWMRPLGPLRPGTRTLNLNRRNKLFWPTTCTVTEVIPEKKLAFRVNANGTIWSYELDPTEQGTRVIESRHAENGVKPISTMTVNALFGGVDSFERELVDGMNASLAKIKAAAESG
- a CDS encoding TrmH family RNA methyltransferase — encoded protein: MSASVFGDIDVRDVTDPDDPRVDDFRDLNSVDRRPDLPTGKGLVIAEGVLVVQRMLASRFTPVALLGTDRRLAELKADLVGVDAPYYRVSADVMSQVVGFHLNRGVLAAARRVPEPTVAEVVDGARTVVVLEGVNDHENLGSIFRNAAGLGVDAVVFGSGCADPLYRRAVRVSMGHALLVPYARAADWPGELKVLRDNGFRMLAMTPDERAQPLSAAMAALHDQRVAVLVGAEGPGLSEKAMRACDIRVRIPMSRGTDSLNVATAAALAFYERARLDH
- a CDS encoding Rv0880 family HTH-type transcriptional regulator, translated to MMDGDTRLASDLSLAVMRLSRQLRFRRPQSPVSLSQLSALATLDKDGPMTPGALAERERVRPPSMTRVIASLAELGLVDRTAHPDDGRQVLVSVSHAGAELLESERRASREWLAQRLAALGSAERDTLRTAADLMLALVDESP
- the serC gene encoding phosphoserine transaminase; the encoded protein is MADQLTIPDDIKPRDGRFGCGPSKVRPEQLQTLSGSAAGLFGTSHRQAPVKNLVGRVRDGLRDYFSLPDGYEVVLGNGGATAFWDAAAFCLIDKRSLHLSYGEFSSKFTSAVAKNPFIGDPIVIKADPGSAPEPQSDPSVDVIAWAHNETSTGVAVPVQRPAGSGDALIAIDATSGAGGLPVDITEADAYYFAPQKSFASDGGLWIALLSPAALGRIEAIAASGRWVPDFLSLPIAVDNSLKNQTYNTPAIGTLVLLAEQIDWLIGNGGLDWAVKRTADSSQRLYSWAQERPYTTPFVAEPRLRSQVVGTLDFNDDVDAAAVAKVLRANGIVDTEPYRKLGRNQLRVGMFPAVDPDDVSALTECIDWVVERL